In Oscillatoria acuminata PCC 6304, a single window of DNA contains:
- a CDS encoding AAA family ATPase, whose translation MTNPKISLSIPGYQITEEIQAGSKTLIYRAIRKSDQKPVILKALASEYPSLEELARLKHEYEITHNLEIKRLIKPLAIEPVHNTLMLVFEDQGGQSLKQLLLTEKLGLERFLQIAIQLTETLGELHQAQIVHKDIKPSNLIILNHAQPLSVRITDFSIATRLSRETQTLNPHPTLLEGTLAYMSPEQTGRMNRCLDYRTDFYSLGITFYEMLSGQLPFVAEDPLELIHCHIAKQPVSLDVLMPEIPRALSEIVMKLMAKTAEDRYQSAYGIKADLDYCLSHLNDGDALKEFKPGQWDKSGQFVLSQKLYGRDREVASLLEAFNRIASVSGESQPDASFAAVKLGTPELILIAGYSGIGKTSIVYEVHKPIVRQRGYFIAGKFDQFKRDIPYASLIQAFQSLIRQLLTEPPEQITQWQQKLSAAVGENGQMIIDVIPEVESIIGKQPPISQLGPSEAQNRFNRVFKEFIHVFTQPEHPLVVFLDDLQWADSASLKLLELLMTDAESHHLLMIGAYRDNEVSPTHPFMLTIEEIEKMGAKITTIELEPLGVTHVTALISDSFSCSQEQANPLAELIFKKTQGNPFFLTQLLKSLHRDRLLSFDFNQGVWQWDMQQIRSIGITENVVELMVGKIRQFSDHAQNALKLAACIGNRFDLNILAIVRERSPALTAGDLWEALQEGLVLPLSETYKIPTVSDNLEGIEVSYQFLHDRVQQAAYSLIPEAQKKAVHLKIGQLLLQNTPETEREEKIFDIVNHLNMGVELLQGSEEKRQLAQLNAIAGKKSQASNAYHSAIVHFSLGMDLLDTHPWETDYNLTFSLHRELGECQYLVGNFDESERLFNHALAHAKSRFERAEIYSIYIAACMTKGDNYYQAVELGIEGLKDFGLYFPSQEEDLTAAVVAERETVQTLLIGHNIPDLLNVPEMTDADKKVAMNLLVNSWTATYFANSPNWLTLMGLKMVSLTLKYGPVDASAFGYVVYGMILAGQQDYQAAYQFGDLALKLREKFPNHTLTPKINNIFAHTINPFWQHLQTNLPLYRESYKVSLEMGDIIFGVWAVTYQLWTKLIIGTRLPEVYEKSQNYLKFIEETNDRNMIAGYRTLQQTVLNLQGLTDSPITLNSPDYNESATLKLWADNQFYVGMNWFWMLKSLVLFLQEDYPAALIVARQADETIGTNFGFFSMTQHYFYYSLILTALYPTAQEEEKATLWNSLLKNRQNLKLWAETGKQNFLHKYLLVEAEMARISDRPLEAMELYDQAIASAQDQGYLQIEAIANELAAKFYLGLGRMKIAKTYLTDARYHYSLWGATAKVQQLDKTYPDLLVRASIRESSSGDLSSTTTADHATTVGNPALLDIATVMKASQTISSEIVLETLLEKLMHILIENAGAQTGHLLLDRQGKFVRVAEGSVENDQVTLLPSIPLENSSDLPLGLINYVARTEKPLLLNNAIGEGLFITEPYILRHQVKSVLCTPIVHQGKRVGLLYLENNRAAGAFTSDRLEVLGLLSGQAAISLELARAVKQVQDTVAYLSAIITNIADGLLVTDAQGLITRVNPALLGMFDRSEAQTVGKHCSELLPLDLAQAITQSVNSPNEVLTAEIALAFERVGKAVATSILPNELSEADAGDCIGTVILIRDITTEKEVDRMKTDFISTVSHELRTPLTSVVGFAKLIQKKLQDKILPSFQDSDRKTQKAVAQVGDNINIIISEGERLTNLINDVLDIAKMEAGKVDWQMQPLAVSELVERAFSATSSLFQNSGLEQIREIDSGLPEVMGDRDRLLQVLINLISNAVKFTQTGSVTVRAQLQNEQLKLSVIDTGIGIPPEYQEAVFEKFKQVGDTLTDKPKGTGLGLPICKQIVEHHKGQIWVESEVESGTTFSFTLPLTPESGLPTPEKLNFQTLVQQLKQTIVQHPEHPRSDRPKTILVVDDEAHIRSLLRQELEASGYHVREAKDGMEAIAQVKATPPDLILLDVMMPQISGFDVAAVLKNDPNTMHIPIAILSIIEDKQRGYRLGVDRYLTKPIDLEDLLNQIGFLLSQETSKKKVLVVDEDVSAVKLLADVLEAKGYIVTEASSGPECIEKARAVKPDMIIVDSLFSERHDIAKTLRFEKGLENVFFLLLAENQEPDPGTNEGR comes from the coding sequence ATGACTAATCCGAAAATTTCTCTCTCCATTCCCGGCTATCAAATCACCGAAGAAATTCAAGCGGGAAGCAAAACCCTGATTTATCGAGCGATTCGTAAATCTGACCAAAAGCCCGTGATTTTAAAAGCCTTAGCCTCGGAATATCCGAGTCTGGAAGAATTGGCCCGGTTAAAGCATGAATATGAAATTACCCACAATTTAGAGATCAAACGGCTGATCAAACCCTTGGCGATCGAACCTGTTCACAATACCTTAATGCTGGTCTTTGAGGATCAAGGAGGCCAGTCCCTCAAACAACTCCTCCTGACGGAAAAGCTAGGACTAGAAAGATTTTTACAAATTGCCATTCAGCTAACAGAAACCTTGGGAGAACTGCACCAAGCTCAAATCGTTCATAAAGATATTAAACCCTCCAATCTGATTATTCTGAATCACGCTCAACCTTTGAGCGTGAGAATTACTGACTTTAGCATTGCCACCCGTCTCTCCCGCGAAACCCAAACCCTTAACCCTCATCCCACCCTCCTAGAAGGAACCCTCGCCTATATGTCCCCGGAACAAACCGGGCGAATGAACCGATGTTTAGACTATCGCACCGACTTCTATTCATTAGGGATTACCTTTTATGAAATGCTGTCAGGTCAACTGCCTTTTGTTGCCGAAGACCCGTTAGAACTAATTCACTGTCACATTGCCAAGCAGCCAGTCTCTCTGGACGTATTAATGCCGGAAATTCCCCGGGCTTTGAGCGAGATTGTCATGAAATTAATGGCAAAAACTGCCGAAGACCGCTATCAAAGTGCTTATGGAATTAAAGCGGATTTAGACTATTGTCTAAGTCATTTAAACGATGGGGATGCTCTCAAAGAGTTCAAGCCGGGACAATGGGATAAAAGTGGTCAATTTGTTCTCTCCCAAAAACTCTACGGACGCGATCGCGAAGTTGCCAGTCTCCTAGAAGCCTTTAATCGCATCGCCTCGGTTTCCGGGGAGAGTCAACCGGATGCCTCCTTTGCTGCTGTCAAGTTAGGAACCCCTGAACTGATTTTAATTGCCGGGTATTCTGGCATTGGCAAAACCAGTATTGTCTATGAAGTTCATAAACCCATTGTTCGTCAACGGGGGTATTTCATCGCCGGAAAATTTGACCAGTTTAAGCGAGATATTCCTTACGCTTCTCTGATTCAAGCCTTCCAGTCCTTAATTCGGCAACTCCTCACCGAACCCCCCGAACAAATTACCCAATGGCAACAGAAACTCTCAGCAGCCGTTGGGGAAAATGGTCAAATGATTATTGATGTGATTCCCGAAGTGGAATCTATTATCGGCAAACAGCCGCCGATTTCTCAATTAGGGCCGAGTGAAGCTCAAAATCGATTTAATCGGGTGTTTAAAGAGTTTATTCATGTGTTTACCCAACCAGAACATCCCCTGGTTGTGTTTTTGGATGATTTACAATGGGCGGATTCGGCTTCCTTAAAACTGCTGGAATTGTTGATGACCGATGCGGAAAGTCATCACTTATTAATGATTGGGGCTTATCGCGATAATGAAGTCAGTCCCACCCATCCTTTTATGCTCACCATTGAGGAAATTGAGAAAATGGGGGCTAAAATCACCACCATTGAACTCGAACCTCTAGGAGTCACCCATGTTACGGCCTTGATTTCCGATAGCTTTAGTTGTAGTCAAGAACAAGCCAACCCCTTAGCTGAACTGATTTTTAAAAAGACTCAGGGAAATCCGTTTTTCTTGACGCAATTGCTCAAATCTCTCCATCGCGATCGCTTGCTTTCCTTTGATTTTAATCAAGGGGTTTGGCAGTGGGATATGCAGCAAATTCGCAGTATTGGGATTACGGAGAACGTAGTCGAATTAATGGTGGGTAAGATTCGTCAATTTAGCGATCATGCCCAGAATGCTTTAAAATTGGCCGCTTGTATTGGCAACCGCTTTGATTTGAATATTCTCGCCATTGTTCGAGAGCGATCGCCTGCTTTAACAGCGGGAGATTTGTGGGAAGCCTTACAAGAGGGGTTAGTGTTACCCTTAAGCGAAACCTATAAAATTCCCACGGTTTCAGATAATTTGGAAGGAATTGAAGTCAGTTATCAATTCCTGCACGATCGCGTCCAGCAAGCCGCCTATTCGCTGATTCCCGAGGCCCAGAAAAAAGCGGTTCACCTGAAAATTGGCCAACTTCTCCTCCAAAATACCCCAGAAACTGAACGAGAGGAGAAAATTTTTGATATTGTCAATCATTTGAATATGGGGGTGGAATTACTGCAAGGGTCCGAGGAGAAACGCCAACTCGCCCAACTGAATGCGATCGCCGGGAAAAAATCCCAAGCCTCCAATGCCTACCACAGTGCGATCGTTCACTTTAGCCTAGGCATGGACCTGTTAGATACCCACCCTTGGGAAACCGATTATAACCTCACCTTTTCCTTACACCGAGAACTGGGGGAATGTCAATATTTAGTCGGAAATTTTGACGAATCCGAACGCCTATTTAACCACGCCTTAGCTCACGCAAAATCCCGTTTTGAACGGGCGGAAATCTATTCTATTTATATCGCTGCTTGCATGACCAAAGGGGATAATTATTATCAAGCCGTGGAATTAGGCATCGAAGGATTAAAAGATTTTGGACTCTATTTTCCCAGCCAGGAAGAGGACTTAACCGCTGCGGTTGTAGCCGAACGGGAGACAGTGCAGACCCTCCTCATCGGCCACAATATTCCCGATTTATTGAATGTTCCTGAAATGACTGATGCAGATAAAAAGGTGGCCATGAACCTGCTAGTTAATTCCTGGACGGCGACCTATTTTGCCAATAGTCCAAACTGGCTGACATTAATGGGATTAAAAATGGTCAGCCTCACCTTAAAGTATGGACCCGTGGATGCCTCAGCTTTTGGTTATGTCGTCTATGGCATGATTTTAGCCGGTCAACAGGACTATCAAGCGGCTTACCAATTTGGGGATTTAGCCTTAAAATTGCGGGAGAAATTTCCGAACCATACCCTGACGCCGAAAATCAATAATATATTCGCCCATACCATTAATCCATTCTGGCAACATCTCCAGACCAATTTACCCTTATATCGAGAGTCTTATAAGGTCAGTTTGGAAATGGGGGATATTATTTTCGGAGTTTGGGCGGTTACCTATCAGTTGTGGACGAAATTAATTATCGGAACCCGACTCCCCGAGGTTTATGAAAAGTCGCAAAACTACCTCAAATTTATCGAAGAAACCAACGATCGCAATATGATTGCCGGTTATCGGACCTTGCAACAGACGGTTTTAAACTTACAGGGATTAACGGATAGCCCGATTACCCTGAATAGCCCGGATTACAATGAAAGCGCTACCCTAAAACTTTGGGCAGACAATCAATTTTATGTGGGCATGAATTGGTTCTGGATGCTCAAAAGTCTGGTGTTGTTTCTCCAGGAAGACTATCCCGCAGCGTTGATTGTGGCCCGTCAAGCCGATGAAACCATTGGCACGAATTTTGGGTTTTTCAGCATGACGCAACATTACTTTTATTATTCCTTAATTCTGACGGCCCTTTATCCAACGGCGCAGGAGGAGGAAAAAGCGACCCTGTGGAATAGTCTCCTTAAAAATCGCCAAAACCTCAAACTTTGGGCAGAAACTGGGAAACAGAATTTTCTCCATAAGTATCTATTGGTTGAGGCGGAAATGGCCCGAATTAGCGACCGTCCCCTAGAGGCAATGGAGCTTTATGACCAGGCGATCGCCAGCGCCCAAGACCAGGGCTATTTACAAATTGAAGCCATCGCCAACGAACTGGCTGCTAAATTTTATCTGGGCTTAGGGCGGATGAAAATTGCCAAAACTTATCTCACCGATGCGCGTTATCACTATAGCCTTTGGGGGGCAACAGCCAAAGTTCAGCAACTCGATAAAACCTATCCCGACCTGTTAGTCAGGGCATCGATTCGAGAGAGTTCCTCGGGAGATTTAAGTTCAACCACAACGGCAGACCACGCCACCACCGTTGGCAATCCGGCTTTACTCGATATTGCTACGGTTATGAAAGCGTCTCAAACGATTTCTTCGGAAATTGTTTTAGAAACTTTGCTAGAAAAGTTAATGCATATTCTCATCGAAAATGCGGGCGCTCAAACCGGGCATTTACTTCTCGATCGCCAGGGTAAATTTGTGCGGGTTGCTGAGGGAAGTGTAGAGAATGACCAAGTGACCTTACTGCCTTCTATTCCCCTAGAAAACTCCTCAGATTTGCCCTTGGGACTGATTAATTATGTTGCTCGCACCGAGAAACCTTTGCTGCTCAATAATGCCATTGGGGAAGGACTGTTTATCACGGAACCTTATATCCTTCGCCATCAAGTCAAATCAGTTTTATGTACCCCGATCGTCCATCAAGGCAAGCGCGTTGGGTTACTGTATTTAGAGAATAACCGGGCAGCCGGGGCCTTTACCAGCGATCGCCTGGAAGTCTTAGGACTGTTATCGGGACAGGCGGCGATTTCCCTAGAACTGGCCCGGGCGGTTAAACAAGTGCAGGATACCGTCGCCTATTTAAGTGCGATTATCACAAATATAGCCGATGGACTGCTGGTTACCGATGCCCAGGGTTTGATTACCCGCGTCAATCCCGCCCTGCTGGGGATGTTTGACCGTTCCGAAGCTCAGACGGTGGGGAAACATTGTTCCGAGCTTCTGCCCCTAGACCTCGCCCAAGCAATTACCCAGAGTGTCAATTCTCCCAACGAAGTGCTCACCGCAGAAATCGCTCTCGCCTTTGAGCGTGTCGGCAAAGCTGTGGCGACTTCAATTTTACCCAATGAGTTATCCGAAGCTGATGCAGGCGACTGTATTGGCACCGTCATCCTGATTCGCGATATCACCACGGAGAAAGAAGTTGATCGCATGAAGACTGATTTTATCTCCACCGTATCTCACGAACTGCGGACTCCTCTCACCTCTGTGGTCGGGTTTGCCAAACTGATCCAGAAAAAACTCCAAGACAAGATTTTACCCAGCTTCCAGGACTCTGATCGCAAAACCCAGAAAGCCGTTGCCCAAGTGGGAGATAACATCAATATTATTATCTCCGAAGGGGAACGGTTGACCAATTTGATTAATGATGTGCTGGATATTGCCAAAATGGAAGCGGGAAAAGTGGATTGGCAAATGCAGCCCTTGGCAGTCTCCGAACTGGTGGAACGGGCTTTTTCTGCCACATCCAGCCTGTTTCAAAATAGTGGATTGGAGCAAATCCGAGAGATTGACAGCGGATTGCCCGAGGTGATGGGCGATCGTGATCGGTTATTACAAGTGCTAATTAATCTCATCTCCAATGCCGTCAAATTCACCCAAACCGGATCTGTAACAGTCCGGGCGCAACTCCAGAACGAGCAACTCAAACTCTCCGTGATTGATACCGGCATCGGCATTCCCCCGGAATATCAAGAGGCGGTGTTCGAGAAATTTAAGCAAGTCGGGGATACCCTCACAGACAAACCGAAAGGGACGGGACTAGGATTACCGATTTGTAAACAGATTGTCGAACATCACAAGGGGCAGATTTGGGTAGAAAGTGAGGTAGAATCTGGGACCACGTTTTCCTTCACCCTGCCTCTGACCCCAGAGAGTGGGTTGCCGACCCCGGAAAAACTCAACTTCCAGACCCTAGTCCAGCAGTTGAAACAAACCATCGTCCAGCATCCAGAACATCCCCGCAGCGATCGCCCGAAAACCATTTTAGTGGTGGATGACGAGGCTCACATTCGGTCCCTGCTGCGCCAGGAATTAGAAGCCTCCGGCTATCACGTGCGAGAAGCCAAAGACGGCATGGAGGCGATCGCGCAAGTGAAAGCCACCCCCCCGGACTTGATTTTATTAGATGTGATGATGCCACAAATTAGTGGATTTGACGTAGCAGCGGTTCTCAAAAATGACCCCAATACCATGCATATTCCCATCGCCATCCTCTCCATTATCGAAGATAAACAACGAGGTTATCGTCTCGGGGTTGATCGCTATTTAACCAAACCGATTGATCTCGAAGACTTACTCAATCAAATTGGGTTTCTCCTCTCCCAGGAAACCTCCAAAAAGAAAGTTTTGGTCGTGGATGAGGATGTGTCTGCGGTCAAACTTTTAGCCGATGTCCTAGAAGCAAAAGGCTATATCGTCACCGAAGCCTCAAGTGGTCCGGAATGCATTGAAAAAGCACGAGCGGTCAAACCTGATATGATTATAGTAGATTCTCTATTTTCCGAGCGACATGATATCGCCAAAACCTTGCGATTTGAGAAGGGCCTAGAAAATGTCTTTTTCCTGTTGCTTGCTGAAAATCAGGAACCTGACCCAGGGACAAACGAAGGGCGGTAA